Proteins found in one Hevea brasiliensis isolate MT/VB/25A 57/8 chromosome 18, ASM3005281v1, whole genome shotgun sequence genomic segment:
- the LOC110637479 gene encoding jasmonate-induced oxygenase 2 has translation MGEVDPAFVQELEHRPKLGIIAAEGIPIIDLSTLSSSDATPDHSQALEGLVKQVGNACRDWGFFQVINHGVSLEKREKIFNASKKFFAQPLEEKNKIRRDDKGALGYYDTEHTKNVRDWKEVFDFTAHNPIIIPASYKPDEKELTKLGNQWPEHPPDLREICEDYAKEMERLAFKLMELIALSLGLRPDRFHGFFKDQTSAIRLNHYPPCPFPHLALGVGRHKDPGGLTILAQDDVGGLEVKRKSDGEWTWVKPTPNSYTINVGDISQVWSNDAYESVEHRVKVNPEKERFSIPYFFNPAHYTIVKPLEEIVNEQNPAKFRPYNWADFMANRKRSNFQKLDVENLQISHYRTSKLADKSEGALSINN, from the exons ATGGGAGAGGTGGATCCAGCCTTCGTTCAAGAACTAGAACACAGGCCAAAACTTGGAATTATTGCAGCCGAAGGTATACCCATAATTGATCTCTCCACCCTAAGCTCTTCTGATGCCACCCCAGATCACTCTCAAGCACTTGAGGGTCTTGTTAAGCAGGTAGGCAACGCATGCAGGGATTGGGGATTTTTCCAAGTGATAAATCATGGGGTGTCACTGGAAAAGCGAGAAAAGATTTTCAATGCATCAAAGAAATTTTTTGCTCAGCCTCTTGAGGAGAAAAACAAGATTAGGAGAGATGATAAGGGAGCGTTGGGTTATTATGATACAGAGCATACCAAAAATGTTAGGGACTGGAAAGAGGTGTTTGATTTCACTGCGCATAATCCAATTATAATCCCTGCTTCATATAAGCCTGATGAAAAGGAGCTCACTAAGTTGGGCAATCAATGGCCTGAGCACCCTCCTGATCTAAG GGAAATCTGTGAAGATTATGCTAAAGAAATGGAAAGACTTGCCTTTAAGTTGATGGAACTTATTGCCCTTAGTCTAGGCTTGCGACCAGATAGGTTCCATGGCTTCTTCAAAGACCAAACCTCCGCCATTAGGCTCAACCACTATCCACCTTGCCCTTTTCCTCACCTAGCTCTCGGGGTTGGTCGACACAAGGATCCTGGTGGCTTGACCATCCTTGCCCAAGATGATGTGGGAGGACTTGAAGTGAAGCGTAAATCTGATGGAGAGTGGACTTGGGTCAAGCCAACCCCAAATTCTTACACAATCAATGTTGGCGACATTAGTCAG GTATGGAGCAACGATGCTTATGAAAGTGTGGAACATAGAGTGAAGGTGAACCCTGAGAAGGAAAGATTTTCCATTCCATACTTCTTCAATCCAGCACACTATACCATCGTGAAGCCCTTAGAGGAGATAGTAAATGAGCAAAACCCTGCCAAATTTAGGCCTTACAATTGGGCGGATTTTATGGCCAACAGAAAGCGTAGTAATTTCCAAAAGCTTGATGTTGAGAACCTCCAAATCTCTCACTACAGGACATCAAAATTAGCTGATAAATCAGAGGGTGCATTGTCCATCAACAATTAA
- the LOC110637463 gene encoding methyl jasmonate esterase 1-like, which translates to MKQKNKQFLSISLLFSLVPIVNGILPESPPQSLAIKHFVLIHGSCHGAWSWYKIVALLKSSGHNVTAVDLAASGIDLQQVSNLRSISDYHRPLMELMASLPAHEKVILVGHSLGGLAISQAMERFPDKISVAVFVTALMPGPSLDISTLTNESLSRSVPLLDSSYVYDDGPNNPPTALNFGPVFLSSIMYKLSPIEDYELAITLVRPLRLFSEEDMAKEIVLTTENYGSVRRIFLISEKDEVSKKDFQLWMIQRNPPNEVIEILGSDHMLMMSKPIELWGHLLSIAEKDSLTLPL; encoded by the exons ATGAAGCAAAAAAACAAACAGTTTTTGTCAATTTCCCTTCTTTTCTCCCTTGTCCCAATTGTCAACGGGATCTTACCTGAGTCTCCACCGCAGAGTCTGGCAATCAAACACTTTGTGCTCATACATGGGTCATGCCATGGCGCCTGGTCATGGTACAAAATTGTGGCGCTACTAAAATCATCTGGACACAATGTCACAGCCGTCGACTTAGCTGCTTCGGGGATTGATCTACAGCAGGTCAGCAATCTCCGATCGATATCCGATTATCACCGGCCATTGATGGAGCTGATGGCATCTCTCCCGGCACATGAGAAAGTGATCCTGGTCGGTCATAGCTTGGGTGGATTGGCAATATCTCAAGCCATGGAAAGGTTTCCTGATAAGATTTCTGTAGCTGTTTTTGTCACTGCCTTGATGCCTGGACCATCACTAGACATTTCTACTCTCACTAATGAg TCGCTGAGTAGGTCAGTTCCACTACTGGACAGCAGTTATGTATACGATGATGGGCCCAACAACCCTCCAACGGCACTCAATTTCGGGCCAGTGTTTTTATCATCCATAATGTACAAGCTTAGCCCAATTGAG GATTATGAACTGGCAATAACATTAGTGAGACCATTACGGTTGTTTAGTGAAGAAGACATGGCAAAGGAGATTGTTCTAACAACTGAAAATTATGGATCAGTTCGTCGGATTTTCTTGATTTCCGAAAAAGATGAGGTCTCTAAAAAGGATTTTCAACTATGGATGATCCAAAGAAATCCACCAAATGAAGTTATAGAAATATTGGGATCTGATCACATGCTAATGATGTCGAAGCCGATTGAGCTTTGGGGTCATCTGTTAAGTATTGCTGAGAAAGATTCTTTGACACTACCCTTGTAA